The Ruegeria sp. SCSIO 43209 genomic interval GGCGTCTGCTGAGACGCCGATTTCCCACTCGGCTCTTTCATAGTCGGATCTAATATCCTTGTAGCCAAATGGCCAATCGACCCCCTGGCCGAACCTGCTCTGCATTTCGAAATCTGCGGGCATCATCCGAAGACTGGTGCCCAGCCAGTGCAAGGAGGTCCCGCCATAGGCACGCAGATAGTTGCTGCCAAACGGCAGCGGCCCGCGCTGAACAAAATACCCGTTTGTGTCCGGTTCGGTGCCGCGAACCGCCGTGATGTCCAGCACCGAGGGTGACGGCAAAGTCGGTAGATCCGGATAGGGTGAGTTCGGTGTTTTCGCCAACGAGAGGTAGTACTGATCCAGATAGGATCGGTAGGTCTCCCACGTTTTGCCATGATCCGCACCGGCCTCGAGGATCAGAACAGTGTGCCCTGCTGACACAAGCTCTTTCGCCAGAATGGCACCGGAAAATCCTGCCCCTACAATGACCACATCATAGGTTCTGTCGTCGTCTGTAATCGCGTTCATTGGCCCGCCTCCCGTTTCCGAGGAGGTTCAAGCGCCCAAGCACCAAAACCCTGCTGCTTTGCCCCCATGGGATGGGCACCGATGGCGTCCCAGACCAATCCCTCCTTGTACGAGCGTGTCGAGATGATCTTGACCACATCAAAGCGAGAAGCGCCGTAGCTTTCGCGCCATTCTTGCGAAAGCGGAACCCACTGACCCGTGTACCAAAGCTGAATCAGCGAACGCGCAATCGGGCCAAGGCACCTGTCCGACAGATAAGTTTGGCGGATAATCTGATCATCGTCCCCTTGCCCGAGGGATTGAGCGTGAGACAGAAACCGGTTCAAAATCTCTTCTGGTAGAACCTGTCGGAATTGATGCCAGTATTCCCCGGTGCACCCGGTCCCTTGCAACTCGGCACTATTGTAACCCGTCAATGCCGCGCTGACCGTCAGGAAGGCCTGATGGGCGGGACTGTTGTCATGCTGTGACATGGCGGTCTCCATCAATGGCATCCACGTAGAACCCGCGCGGCTCGAAGCAGGCGGGGGGGCTTTCAAAAACCTGTACGGCGACAGGGGTGAAGTCGGTGAACAACCGATGCATGTCCCGTGTCATCGGGAAATCGTTGTTGCCGAGTTTCAGTTTGAATTTCTTGGCGATGCGCTTGCCGTCCTTGTTGTCCAGCATTGCAGTTTCGAAGAGGCCCGAGATTGTCCAGCGGGTCCAAACAGTGCGGCCAAGACCGGTCGCGAATTCTGGGATCGGAGTGCAATTTGTTGTCGTCCACTGATTGCCGCTGAGCTTTCCCAAATCGGCGGTCAAATCGTAGACGATGGTTTGCGGGTCGTCGGGGTTGACCAATTGAATCCACCAGGATTTCGGAGAGATTGGCGGATGGCCTTTCATCTTGGCGTTCAGCGACGGCACCTTGTAATTGAACTGCCCCAGAAACTTGGGCTCACCAAAGGCCTGACGCCCAGCTTTGACAGCAACCGCATTGTCTGCGGCTACGTGTATTCGCAGATGCCCGATGGTCTTGGTCTGATCGCGGCCGTGCAGATACTCGGTCAGGGACATCTTCGGAACGCCGGGCACCCGGTTCGAAGGGTAAGCCAGAAGGTTAAATTCAACCTCGTTCACAAAGCCCAAGGAATTGTCATAGTGGGCGGTGTAGCGTTGAAAATTCAATAGAATGACAGCTTTGTTCTTTCCATTTTCATCGGGGAACTCCGCCACGCACAATCCTGTACCCTTGACGAAGGGTTTGGCGGCTTCGACCGAGGTATACCAATACATCCATTGGCATTGCAGAGAGGCATAATAGAAGGGAAACGTATCAAACTGCTTGGGCAGTTTTGGCATGACACCGGTGACATTCGTCTGATGGCAGCGGTCACCTTTTGATTTCTTCTTAGTCATAATGGCTATGTCCTCCCGACTGGCTTTGACTATCTCGTATTTTTTAAATGTCCTGTGAGGAGCTCTCCGTTTTTGCAGTTCCAAGTTAACTCAGAATAGCGCGTGTCTCGGCCAAATCCGGACCATCGAACCCGGCGACTTCTTCAACCGCTTTTTTGATCCGGTTCAGGCAATCGGGGGTTGGATCAAGCTTTGCCAGCTCTTTGATCGTACGCAGCAGCGGACCAAAATGCCCGCGGTCCAGCGCCAAACTGACAGCCTGCTCGAAATGATCGATACACGCTTCTTCATGACCTTGGGCAAGCGCCAGACGTCCTCTTAGCCGGGTCAAACCGACAATCCAGAATTGTTCCCCCCCACCCAACGTGATCTGCTCGGCTTCGTCCAAAAGCTCTTCTGCGAGTTCGAGATGTCCGTGCAGGATGGCCGCGTCTGCATAAAGATACAGAAAGAAACTCAACCCCAGCCGGCAGCCGGTATCCCGCCATTCCTGAAGACCAAGTTCGATTTCCTTCAGCGCGCCGTCGCCCAACTCGTTCCGGCGTGCCCATCCGTTCATGATCCGCGCCCATCCACGCCAGAACTGAAACGAGTACTCCTCTGAAAGCGCAATCAGATTGGCCGAGCTTTCCAGTACAAGGTCTTCATCACCGCGGAACTGCGAGATCCAACCCAGAAATGCATTTGCAAAGGATTGACTGAAGGGATGCGCTGTTTCTTCCGCGTGAAGCACGGCCTTTTCGATCGCTTCCAAAGCGCTTTTCGTGTCGCCTGACAACCAGCAAGACAGCGCACGATATCCCTGAAGCGCGACGGATAGATCAACGACGTCAAAATCCAGCCCCATGAACCGGTGCTCAAGCGACAGATTGACATCAATCCCTGCCTGCAAATGCGTTAGGGCGTCCTGCGGCTGGCCAAGATATGTCTGCAGCGAGCCAAGTGATCTCTCGGCGGATACAATAGCAAGAGGGCTTTTCAGATCCTGACAAAGCGACACCAGGCGATCCGCATTCTGTTTCGATACAGCATATTCGCCCCCCAGCATTGTCGATCGGAACTGGCCATAGACGACTTTGAACAACCGCTCTGTTTCGCCGTATTCACGACACAAATTTTGTGCCCGGGCATATGCGGAAAGGACCGAATTGTGTGCGTATCCTCGTACAAACGCCAAAGGAACCGCGATGGTGATTTGCAGATCAATCTCGCGCCGGTCGCGGTCTTGCGACGCAGGCAGTTCCTGCAGACATTCCAGGGCGTGCTGCAGATGGGTGATGGCCTCAACATTTGCAGAATGATCCAATGCCTGGCGCGCGGCCCGCATAAGGTTGAGCTCGGCCGCCAAATAATCACCGGCCCGCCAATAGTGATGGCCCAGAATCTCTGGCTCGTGTTTAACAATTTCCTTGTAGTTCTCTTCAAGAACCGCCGCGATTTGACCGTGCCATCTGGACGCTGTCGAACGCAGCATGGATTGATACGCCGCATCCTGTACCAAGGCGTGACGGAACCGATATGTGTCTTCCACGCCTCTCAGCCCGGCGGGAACAATCAGCTCTGTTTCAAGTAGCTGCTCCAACGCTCTGGTGATTTCCTGGTCGCTCCATTTCAAAACATGGCTAAGCAGGTTTCTTTCAAAGTTGCGCCCGATTGCGGCAGCGACCTGCACGATTTCGCGGCTGGCGGATAATCGGTCCAGCCTGGCCATCAAGGAATCCTGCAGAGACTCCGGAATCGCCATGGACAACTCGGCCTTGCTTTGCCCCCGGCTTGCCAGCAGACCGGATTCCATCGCCATTTTAGTCAGTTCTTCGACAAACAGCGGCACGCCATCGGTTCGGTCTGCCAACTGGGTCAGAACCTCATCCGAAGGCCGGATCCCCGAAATGCTTTCAACCAGTTTGAAGATATCGCGCCGGACCAGACGGTTCAGCTCCAAGGTGGTAACATGTGACTGGTTTCGCCAGGGTGACTGGAATTCACTGCGGGCCGTCATCAAGACCAGGCAGCGTCTACTTGACAGTTGCTCAACCCATCCGTCGACAAACTCAAGCGTGGAAGCATCGAACCAATGTACGTCGTCTAGCAACAACATCAGCGGTGAAGATTGTTCTAAGCCTGCGCAAAGCCGCAGCAACGCTTCGATCAACGCACCCTTTTCCCGTTCAGGCGCCATTGGTTCAGCCGGGATTGAAGTGTCTTCCAGCGCCACTAGGCGCAGAATGGGCATAACACAGTCAGGATCATCGAGACCGAGTTCAGACAAAAACCCGATGATCTTAGCCCGGTTCTGTTCTGGAGTCTCATCAGGTGTCATTCCGGTCAACGCCGTAAGCGCGTTTTTTATCGGGTGAAATGCGCTGCTTTGATGAAGCGGTGAGCCGAACAGAATGAATTGCGACGCATCTTCTTCGGCCAGGTCATCGCTTAGCCCAAAGGCGATCTTAGATTTTCCGACACCCGCATCGCCGGTCAGCAACAGCACTTGCCCTTCACCTTCCAGCGCACCCTCCCACCGAGATCGGACCAAGGCAATTTCCGCCGTCCGACCGATGGTTGGTGTTTTGTCGTGTGAAAAGTCTTTGCGCCCCGTTTCGAACCCCAAAACCTTCTGCCGGGCCTCAAACAGCTCTAGCGGAGCGCTAATCCCTGCCAATTGCGGCGCGCCCAAAGACACAAAGTCGAGCCGTTCACCAATCAGGCGTCGCGTCACCTCGGAGATCACGACTTGCCCGACCTCGGCAACGGACTGAATACGGGCCGCCACGTTCGGTGTGTCTCCGAACAGCCACATCTTTTCGTCCAATGACGAGCTGTTGGCGGTGCCAACAACAACGGGTCCGGTATGCATTCCGATGCGAACGTTGGTCGCAACCGGCTGGCTGGAAAATCCAACTTCAATACCCTCTGCCATCTGGGTAATTTCAAGCGCGCACAGCGCGGCCGAATAGTGACTCGCCTCTTGCGCGACGGGGTAACCAAAGACAGCCACAACACCATCACCTGCATAGTTTGCGATCTCACCGCCAAATTTCGCAACCGTGCTACCGACCAGATCGCGATATTGGGTGATAAGCTCACGATAGTCTTCGGGATCAAATTTTTCGGACAACGCGGTAGAACCAACCAGATCGCAGAACATGACGGTCAGTTGCCGCCGTTCCGCAACATTTTCAGGTGCGGGCGTTAGTGGCGGTGAATTGTCTTGCTCTGACTTTTTGACCGGCGCTGATCCGACCACAGACGCACCGCAGGCCGTGCAGAACTTTGCCTTTTGCAAAGCTGGGGCTCCGCACGCTGTACACGTAAGGGACAGGGCGTTTCCACAGCTTTGGCAATACTTCGATCCGGCAGGATTGGCCGAACCACAATTTGGGCAATTAACGTCAGGACTTACCAAAATGGTCGCCTTCGTAAGTTTAGATAGATCAGGTCAAAATTAGAAACGATAGAACGAAATCACGGCTTCTTATAACATAATATCAACAATGCGTCGCCCAACAATTCCTGATGGATGAACCAGGCTGCAACTTTACCCTGCGCAAAGCCCCGTGGATCAACAAAATTACAGGGTTTCCTTGGGGCGGCCGGGATCGCCCGACCTACCTTTAGCCGTTGCTCGACCCAGCTTCGGGGCGTACGAATCCCTGAATGCGATCAACGTTCATGACCTGAAAGAATGGGCTCTTGCTCCCTGGGGCAGAAAGAAAAAGGTGACCACTTTTTTTCAGGAACTTCGAAAAATCCGATCCTTTGCTCAGGTGTTTTTTGAATGCCTTTTCGTTTTTGTAGATTTCCACGAACACAATCTTATCGTCATCGCATGGCGGAACCGAGTCAGCGCCACCTGAGTGCACAAGGTAACCCCAGGTATCAGGTTCGTTTTTCTTGACGTCCCTAGCAAGCCGCCGGAGTGCAGCAATACCTTCGGACCGGGTTTCTGGGTTCAGATACCAAATCGCAATCGTGGTTAGCATTTCCTCGCTCCTTTCATGGGTTGGACCGATCGTCTAAATGCGGGTCCAACGGTTTGGTTGCCGCTCAATATTGGCAACGTCACCGGCGGAACGGGTCGCTAATCCTGGGCATTTGTCGAGTTCAATTCTTCACTTACTGCGCAGGTCTTTGGCCACCTTGAACCGGTGACACGGTTCCGCCGAAAAATAGTCTTTGACAAGTATCCAAGCGGTGATGGTTATGCATCCAGCTGCAAGTCGGCCGCACGTGGAAGAATGCGCCCGAACTCACCGCCACCGAGGCTGTGTTTGACCTGCGTGTATATCATAAAGACGGGCGTAAATCCCGAATTTATGTTGTGACCACGCCTTCTGCGACCCATTCGTCGAACTGGGCCAATACATGATCGCAAAACGCGGCATCGTTGATATGTGCGTCTATTTCGGTCATAGGAACGCGCCCGGGCATGACTTTACGGGCCTCATCCATCATCTCGGCCAGGGCTTCGGGATCATACGCCTCTTCACCCTCCTTGTCCCAGGCTTCGACCCCGTGAACGGGCAGAAAAAAGTGAACCGGGCCAGTTGCGGCCTCCAATCGGTTGGCAAGCTCCCGCACCCAGGCACGGCGTTCATCGCCATTGAAGACCGAGCTTTTTATCAGGCGGTTGTGTTCATGAAATGGACGGTCGGCATACTGGTCAGGGATGTCCTGCCATCCGGCAAAGTCCAAAAGGTCCAGCGCGCCTGGCGCAACCAGCTGTGGTGTGCCCACACGCCCGGCATTTGTCACGCGATCCTCACCGCTGGAGACCACGGAACCCGCCATCAGGTTCCCGAATTCCTGCATGCAGAAGTCCATGACGCAGGCAAACGCCCCTTCACCCGCCAGTTTTTCGAATGCCATGCCGCCCATTCCGGTGGAATGAAAAACGGCAACCTCAAATCCACGCTCTTCCAGCGCCGGTTTGAGCGTTTTCATATAGCGCAGACACGAGGATCCAAGACTGGTCATCCCAATCAGCGGTTTGCTGCGATCCGGTATTGTGGCAGCCTTTGTGGCACCAACAACAGCGCCGGCCGCTTGCGCAAGCGAAGACTGGCAGATCGAATTCATACCATAGAGCCCCCCGGCCCACAGGATCATCTGAATGTCCGGAGCCAGTCGGTGCGGCGGGATCAGCGGAGAAAAACTGACGGTCGACACGATGTATTTCGGCACCCCCATGGGCAAGGCCTGTGCACAGTCCAGGGCCAGATCGGTGCCCATAGTGCCCCCGGTCGCCAGCATCCCGTCAAATCGCCCATCCGCATAGGCTTGGGTAACGGCCTTTGAGGCACCGTCTGACATCACGCGAAAGGCTTTGTTCTCGTCCCCTTGTGCGATGACATCTTCGATGGTCATTCCAGCCGCTTGGGCGACGTCGTGCTTGGAGATGTCGGTTGGCTCCAAAGGGTCGCCCAATACCGAGACATCCATCGTCAACACATCCGCGCCCTG includes:
- a CDS encoding Tm-1-like ATP-binding domain-containing protein, with the protein product MTTKTILLIGTYDTKEPEMRFIEQAIKAQGADVLTMDVSVLGDPLEPTDISKHDVAQAAGMTIEDVIAQGDENKAFRVMSDGASKAVTQAYADGRFDGMLATGGTMGTDLALDCAQALPMGVPKYIVSTVSFSPLIPPHRLAPDIQMILWAGGLYGMNSICQSSLAQAAGAVVGATKAATIPDRSKPLIGMTSLGSSCLRYMKTLKPALEERGFEVAVFHSTGMGGMAFEKLAGEGAFACVMDFCMQEFGNLMAGSVVSSGEDRVTNAGRVGTPQLVAPGALDLLDFAGWQDIPDQYADRPFHEHNRLIKSSVFNGDERRAWVRELANRLEAATGPVHFFLPVHGVEAWDKEGEEAYDPEALAEMMDEARKVMPGRVPMTEIDAHINDAAFCDHVLAQFDEWVAEGVVTT
- a CDS encoding putative quinol monooxygenase, yielding MLTTIAIWYLNPETRSEGIAALRRLARDVKKNEPDTWGYLVHSGGADSVPPCDDDKIVFVEIYKNEKAFKKHLSKGSDFSKFLKKSGHLFLSAPGSKSPFFQVMNVDRIQGFVRPEAGSSNG
- a CDS encoding adenylate/guanylate cyclase domain-containing protein translates to MVSPDVNCPNCGSANPAGSKYCQSCGNALSLTCTACGAPALQKAKFCTACGASVVGSAPVKKSEQDNSPPLTPAPENVAERRQLTVMFCDLVGSTALSEKFDPEDYRELITQYRDLVGSTVAKFGGEIANYAGDGVVAVFGYPVAQEASHYSAALCALEITQMAEGIEVGFSSQPVATNVRIGMHTGPVVVGTANSSSLDEKMWLFGDTPNVAARIQSVAEVGQVVISEVTRRLIGERLDFVSLGAPQLAGISAPLELFEARQKVLGFETGRKDFSHDKTPTIGRTAEIALVRSRWEGALEGEGQVLLLTGDAGVGKSKIAFGLSDDLAEEDASQFILFGSPLHQSSAFHPIKNALTALTGMTPDETPEQNRAKIIGFLSELGLDDPDCVMPILRLVALEDTSIPAEPMAPEREKGALIEALLRLCAGLEQSSPLMLLLDDVHWFDASTLEFVDGWVEQLSSRRCLVLMTARSEFQSPWRNQSHVTTLELNRLVRRDIFKLVESISGIRPSDEVLTQLADRTDGVPLFVEELTKMAMESGLLASRGQSKAELSMAIPESLQDSLMARLDRLSASREIVQVAAAIGRNFERNLLSHVLKWSDQEITRALEQLLETELIVPAGLRGVEDTYRFRHALVQDAAYQSMLRSTASRWHGQIAAVLEENYKEIVKHEPEILGHHYWRAGDYLAAELNLMRAARQALDHSANVEAITHLQHALECLQELPASQDRDRREIDLQITIAVPLAFVRGYAHNSVLSAYARAQNLCREYGETERLFKVVYGQFRSTMLGGEYAVSKQNADRLVSLCQDLKSPLAIVSAERSLGSLQTYLGQPQDALTHLQAGIDVNLSLEHRFMGLDFDVVDLSVALQGYRALSCWLSGDTKSALEAIEKAVLHAEETAHPFSQSFANAFLGWISQFRGDEDLVLESSANLIALSEEYSFQFWRGWARIMNGWARRNELGDGALKEIELGLQEWRDTGCRLGLSFFLYLYADAAILHGHLELAEELLDEAEQITLGGGEQFWIVGLTRLRGRLALAQGHEEACIDHFEQAVSLALDRGHFGPLLRTIKELAKLDPTPDCLNRIKKAVEEVAGFDGPDLAETRAILS